aaatttagtttatctTACCAAGTAATTTAGGTTTTTCCCGAAAAAGGTAATAATAATTCTGCTTCGGAGAAATGTTTGTAGACTTTTCTTATCGATCTATAAACCAGACAATCCTGAAGGAGGCTACACAAGGAGAACAACTCCGCCAAGTATATCTCTGATGGTATCTAACAGCAATCTTAATCCTAGCCAGAGTTTAGGCTTTAAATTGTTTGATCAGGAGATCTCAGGGACGGTGAGTTAAAAGGTCACTAAGATACTGCCGGCGAATTCCCCAGTTACCGGAGAGGTTGTTGGAAAGGCAAAGCATTCATCTTGACTTTTCACCTTTGATAGCCatgaaaatagtaattttgttcCAAATTAAACCTCAATAACCGCTTCCATATGAAGAGTAAGAAGGAAACTCCAACTCAAAAACCAAACCATACATGACACTGGGAACTTCTAAATATagatttttctataattattattattatttaaaagaaacaagagagGAAATTATCTTAATCGAAAGGGAAACAGAAAGTAGATAAAATATCCACAAAGGTGTCAAATCATCCCCAATAACCCAGGGAAAAAAACTTTGTATGAAGCTGTACAAAAGGACATTGACCAGTTTGTGGAAAGCAACCCACAAAACAACAGAAAAATGTTGCAAAAAATCCTATTCCAATTTAGGTGgattaagaagaaagaaatatCTGGAAATCCCTTGAAACTCAAGTCCAAAGACTTGCACAAATAGGATACTTAATCCCAGAATGTCAATATTCTTCCAGGGATTTCAGCCATAATGGTTCCAGAGGAGCACTCGCTCGCTCCTATAGTATTTATTATGAAAACCACATATTTGACcatatttattatgaaaacCACATATTTGACAATCTTGGTATCCCTCCTATGTCCAACATCCATCCGCTACACCACTAAGCAACATATCTACACACCATCAAATCATCCAGAAAATGTACACCCCACAAAATATACACCATGTTatcaatagataaataatataaactcatATCTATGTCCGAAAACATAAAACCCAATATGCCTATAATTTACAGTAACGAAGATCGTTGCTTGGCCAACTGAAGACAGATCTGTGACAGAAAAAGGTGAAGAGATACAATAAGGGAAGGCTATGGGATGGCTGATAAGTGATATGTGAAAAGATAAACCATGCAGAAGATctgagaagagaaaagagagttGTGAGAAACGATTAGAGGTTAACCGTATTAATACCAGATCTATTTATGGTTCCATTGATGTTCAACCAAATTTAGAGGCAAGGCTATAGAAATGTGAACGAACAACCCACTAAAGAAGGACAAGTTTAactgaggaaaaaaaaattgatgtgtACAATGAAAAGCCCAAAATAGAACCATAAAAAATGACTCATAAACCAGCCACAAGCTCACTATCAAAACTAAATGTATCCCGAAACTCCCCTCCCAATTTAAATGAATGAAGAAGCAAGATCTTGAAATTCTTTTATCATTGAGGCCCAAAGGGAAGCTAATCATTGAACCATATCCCATACGGATTTAATGTGCCCCATTCCTCTCAATACAAGACACTCCTTAATTTCTCTGGTTCCCACATAGATTATATAACATGACGTAGGAAAATAATGAACAGAATCACTAAAAGCTAGCAATAAAACATCAGCAACAAATTCTAGCCTCTGCAACTGCCCCAAAATTGCAACCAAATGCAGGAAAATTGTTGTAGCAGtatttcaaaagttaacaaaaccATAAATCACAGcccataaattaaataattctacTAGAAATaatgcaaattaaattaaagtaatgAGTGAAACCCCCCAGAAAAGTATAATTCAGAATACGTAAGAATTGTGGTTAGCTAAAACAAGATGGATCAGTTACAGGActgagagagggagagagaaaaaagaatggGAGAGAGGACTCTGAAAGAAGACTGATAAATGATAAGAAAGACTGTAATAGAGGATAAATTAGTGTGAGGAAGGGCTCAAGATATTAACTTTctgataaaactattattaccaactttgagtacataaatagatacatacttGATGTGTGTCATCAAATGATTAagtattttgaattaataagaaaataacactcaatcatatgatgacacattacgTGCGAACTCAAAAGCTAGTACGCATAGCAGTGCTCATTAACTTTCTACATAAAAATCCATTTCCAGTTCACAAGGttcaatagaaagaaaaaacaatacaCTTCCTCATATTTAGTGATTCCTGCATAAGTTCTACAAACTAAGAACCAGGATGAAAACAAACTCAGACAAAAACAACAGACTAACAACCAGTAATACATTCTTGTCACCATTGATTTAATATCAGAAAGAGTaacaaaaaagattaaaatatggAAGCAAACAACCAAGAACTGGAGTAGGTAAAAACTTTAGTCATCACAACCAAATTCAACCAAAAGTGGTGTATTTTTCTAATACAAAAAATTGGTGTATTGGAGCAGAGTTCTGAAACATAACTTCTACTTCAACTGAAAATTTTGCAATTCGCAACTACATTGCACCTCCACACAAAAGTCTATCCacattttattaactaaaacCTTACATCTTCTTTTGCCAGCCACACAAGATCCAGCATGTTATAATATTGACCACTTGATCATGTTCAAGCTTGGTTATTGTAAGAGGTGATGactatttgtaaaataattcaCAAACAAAGAAACTCTGCGGAATTTATTATCcatcaagttttaaaattcaattaagaaGATTCTAATCTGCTAAGAAAGACTGGacaaaaaactaacaaaaatattcGCAAGGCCTCATTGCAACATTTTTGCCGTAATTATGCATTTCTGAATACTACAACTCCAATCAGTCAGTCTAGCTCAAGCACTTATAGCCGTATAAATACCATCTCCCTTTACTCTCCACTAACTCCTAGCAAACGATAACacaaaaaatcaaccaaaacatCCATTGTCTTTCCACTAACaagtaatctaaattttttcatcaatgcACAGAAACTGCaatttaacaacaaaaacaaaaaataaactgagctcaaaaacaaaaagacaaacaaattcttttattagtatctaaaattaaaatacatcaTCGTCTGGTCCTTTTTCTTAAATTGCTCCGCCatccaaattcaattcaaaatacaAACCTCAAGGCACTGCATTTAGTCTTGCTTCCCACACAAATCCACGACTTGGGCCATCTCCACTCACAGCCAGTCCATCAATCCATCTCCAGTCTCCTCCTCCTTTCCCACATTCCCACAGTGCTAACTTCCCAAGTCTCTTTGCCGAAAAGCAAACCCTATCCCCCATTCCAAACACCTTAAACTTATTCGAttcttgaaaaaatttatacatagcCCCGGGCATTCTCCCCGCTTCCTCCCATTCCAGCAAATCCAAGTCCAGTCTCAGTATAATTATGGTAGAGCAGGACGAGTTTAACGAATACGATGACTTCAATCCCCCTACCATCAAAACCCTATTCCCACTTCCGCGAACTAAACGCGGCCGTTTCAATACATCAAACACGTCTCCCCACTCGTGCTTCTCTAAACCATACCAAAACTGTTGCGAATTCCTAAGAGTCGATAACTTACACGCGAATAATTTCCATTGACTTCTCCAGGGTGATCCGACGTCGCATAACGCGTACACAGAGTCTGACGTCATAACCGGACTTCGCGGTTTGGACGGAAGATTGGAGGAGAACTTTAGCCAACAATGTACCGAGTTCGAATAAAACAGCGCGGCTAGTTCCGTCAGTACCATGACTCGGTTCAACGAGTCAACCAGAACCGATCCATGTTTTGACCAGGCTGATCCTAACTGAGGCAAAACCTTAAATTGGCGAGTCAAGGGATTACAAGCAATGAGAGATTTGTTTGACTCGGGCAAGTCGGGCGAATGACCCCAGACATAAAGGAGTCCTTGCGAGGAAGCCACAGGGTGCAGCGATCTGAAAGGGAGAAAGCTGAAATCGAATCTGAGCCATATATTCTGGTTAGGATCGAAGACGTGGAGGACGGAAAAAAGAGAATGAGAAACGTGGTAGTGGTGGTGGTACAGCGGACGGAGAGCGAGTAGAAAGAGGGGAGGGCTTTGTGTGGAGATGTGGTGTAGGAAGGACGGTGACGTTAAGATTTGATTGAAGAGTTTTGAGACTGATCGGCAGACGATGATTTGACGGAGAGGCAGACAGGAGAAAATCTGTTGGAGCGTGTCTTGCGGGAGAGCGTAGATCGGGGGCGTGTCCATCGGGCGCGAAGCGGAGGATCACAGGggagttttttattttaggggGCTGAAAGTTAAAATAACGGAGAAGATGTGAGGGGGATTTCTTCTAATGCTGCAGGTCCTTTGCTCAATACCTTCCAGATACCCCGTATTTTCAGAAATATAAAAACTGCCCATTCTTCTGCCTCTTGTTGcttcatatcaaaattacacAATTCTTGTAGTGGGGCTGGGAAATATAATTGCAATAGATTTTTGAGATTTGACCGTGTTTAGAGTTggtttattttactttcaaaGTAGGCGGAGGAAACAGTACCTTTTAAGGAAAGAAACTCTCAGTTTAAAACAACATAATGTAtgatgagtaatgttatgtgtatctatttttagtacataatttatatatacagtgagatgtcatcatataattaggtgattttaaaatatgtgttatcatatgataaaaaaatctaatcacatgataatacctcatttgtgtatataaattatatataaaaaatagatacacataattttattgaatatatgattgatgatattaattaaaataaccgtttattttgttttatagatataattattttttattatataaatataatattttttaatttgattttatttttaaaagtataaatctTAGAATTTAGAGTTGGTTAAATAGATTAGTGATCTATTGATTACACATCCAACAAATCTTTTGATTATTaaagttgttaaaattttttatatttttatcctattttatcttatatcttAATCGTAGTTGTTGAGTGAGTGAGTTTATACTAGATTATGTAagtataaaatcttaaaatatttttgatattttatattttcggttatatatgtataataaaaaaatcaatatatatatataaaaaagctattttaattaatatatgctATAATTGCAGATAATCCGAgtaactattttccacccaaacatTGAGAAATAACTTTACTACCCATTAAATTGGAAAAGTCTATTTTACTCACCCGTGATATTCTtccaataataaaaatgtttggtTTTATAGTAAATTAGCTTTTACTGTCCACTTAATACAAACATCCATAACTAACCTGTCTTTATTTTAGTaagataacaaaaatattttaaagtaattttaaaatttaattctaattatattatttggttATTATTAGTTGATCATTTTTTACACAACACgttaatatgatatgatacgatatgatacaaaaaaatttaaattataatttaagttttttaacacAAATAGTTAATATGAATCTAATCAAGTTAAGAGAAATTTTTATCCTAATTGAAAAGGTTTAAAGATATTTAGGTGTCGGTAATGTAATTGTTGAAACTTCAAAAGGGGTGGTTCTTAGTGTTGTTGGAATCGGTACCATGTCAGGGCCAAAGTTGTGGTCACGGTGGTCCACAAGGTGGTCAAAGATGAGGGGATGGTATTACTGAGGGCGACCAAAGTGGTAAACTTGGCATTTGATGAGAGACTACATGCACTTTTCCCCACCGATAGTGTGACCAAAGAGAAGATCCTTATCTATGCAATTTTGTAGAAATGAAAATATGAGGtatttaataaatgattttacccataaaaaatgttgaaccaaattttcattaacaaaaataaatgaaaatgaccAAATAGACCTTTTAAGGCTAAAGGATGATACCTTGTGTGGGAGAGAATCTTTAGCCTTGAAAATTTGGCTTGGTTGACGTGACCTTTAAAATAAGTTGTCAATTCTAATATTTATGATAGAATTGTTTGGAAACTTTtaggaaaatattattcatattatttttatattaattaaaaataaaataattttatcttctgatattttataaataaaaatataatcataaaaataataattacattatttcttatattatttattacattattattattattaatataatattattaaaatatttattactgataaaataaataaatgaacgttaataataaaatatatatgactTAAGAAATATTTTACTGCTGAAAAACAAACAACCCTGACCatattatattttcagtgaAATTTAGTCGTTAAAAGCCTGCTTTCAATTTATGGGCCGAAACAAGTTTAACGTTTTGGGCCTTCTTAATTTTATCCAACTGTAATATTACTGGGCCcttaaagaaacataaaaatcaatCATGTTGTGTCGGGAAACACAGATGTCAACACGTTGCAAGAATTGATAAGACCATTGAACTTGAAGTTGTGggaccagaaaaaaaaaaaaatcacaattccCCATGTGATGCCATACGTGTCTGGTCGACTCTTATCGAATAGAATCTTGATTGGTTTCCATGGTGGACCCTTCAGAATATATTTTTACGAATTTCGGCAAGTGAGTCACATGGGAAATTTTCTCAACATGCAGAGTGAAGATCAGTGAAAGGAACACTAAACGACGCTGTTTCGCAATTTTGAGCTCTGATTTTGTTCTATCTCcctttatttagaaaaatagttttattctcATGAGctaattttaacaatatctcCCTTTATTTAAAACTTGTGCGTCTGATGTTAGACCAGTGTACTCTTCAACATGACCTCAAACTGCCCACTCATGGACAGAAATGACAGTGAAGACGCAATAGTGAGAAAGGTCAGCTTCACATCATTATATTTATACGACAGAAATAGAGGTATTGGCTTGCATGTGTATGGCCTTTTATGAGGTCAAGCATATAAACAACACCAAATTAAGTCGAAAGATGTTTGTACATCACATATCAAAAGTCGGCTAATTTTTCTCTATCAACTTTCTCATCATCAAACCTAATATCCAcacaaaagataaatttataacacCTTCTATCGGAATCATCTAACTATTAAATACTAACAAAATTACTTCTTTGTTCACACAACTAGACATAAAGCATGAAAACTCAACCGTTCtcctaatatatatttatgcatactACTATCCCATTATTCTATATTTACATTAACCTAAAACTAATATCATATGAtcgaattattaaaatataaaaacacatACAATAGATCTGATTATCATATTAGCAACACATTTATCATATAagattttcaatcaaataaattaagttcATCCTCCTAATAGTAATCCTGACAACACTTTTATTAaacaaggtttaaaaaaattaaatataatgaaataacgATGTTATGTGTagatataaaactttttataatttgtaaatagtaATTGTTGGAACAAATATTCATCTGGCATGAAtgattgttcatttttttaaaataatcctATGTCCATTTAATTCATCCAATATGATATGAACGGGTTTGAACTTTTCATGCATGCACCATTCAgtagtttaaaatttcatatttttcaggcTTAACCATTTTATCAATttccaaaatttataaataatccgCATTGCTTACCCCCTCTTTGTCACGTGGTTTACTAAGCTTACTTACTTCTGTTTGATCGCCGAACAAGAGTAGAACTGGTGGTCGACTTCTTGTAGTAAGGACTAAGGATTCCGAATAGTAGTTTAAAACAGTACGACGTCGGTTCACTCCTATCTACTCTGCTGTTGGCTTATTCTCGTCGGCAGGATGTGGCACACTGGCAATAATAATTAGTGACTCACGTGAtgtatatgaaataaaataaaaaaaaatctaagctAATTTTGTATTAAGTTGGCTCTCCAGAAAAATTGCCACTATAAATAGAGTGGCAGCAACGCCTCTTCCTTCTCGCTTCTCTTATAAAGTGTTCGGCAGGGGAGGCAAATTTTTCTCTGTTCTTGAACGAACGAATCCACCGCCTCGGTAATCTCTAATCAGGTTTTCTCTTTCTAGATCTGCCATCACTTCATTTCAACTAACACATCCTCTAATATTCAAAATCTTCTTACAATTTGCTCACTCGCTTACGCGCTCTGATTTATTTCACATTTGCGTTGTTAATTTACGTTTATGTCTTAGGTCGTCAGGTGGAAGTGGAGGCTAGTTTGAAGGTAGTGAAAGGAGCAATGGCGGAGATCTTTTCTAGAGGTTTTGATCCGGCGGCTGTGGTGCCTGGACCGTTGCCTCCGGTTGTGCCGGAGCAGAACGGCGGGCCTGTGAAGATTATTGCCGAGTCTGACACGGAGACTGAGAGAGAGATTGTGCTCGGGAAGAACGTGCATACCACGTGCCTTGCTGTCACAGAGCCGGAAGCGAACGATGAGTTCACCGGTGATAAGGAGGCTTACATGGCTGGTGTCTTGGCTCGCTATAGGAAGACCTTGGTCGAACGGACTAAGCACCATTTAGGTATTAAACATTAAGAAATGTGTTTAAACGTCGTCGTTTCAGATGATGCATGCTACTTTATTTTCAAGTTAGTTGTTGTAAGCTAAAATAATGACTGTGTGTTACATCATATACTAACTTACAAGTTATAAGATTACTGTGATAATACTTAAGTGTAAGTGGCCTGTAAATGTTGCACGTCACACCTTTTTCATATTTGCTATGATATAAGAATTCTAAATTTACTGTTAGGTGTATGTTTGTTGAAAAttagttgaaaaattttaagtgcTTTTTCTAGTTGAACTAAATGAATCATGTCTATTTTTCAAGTTCAACCACATGATATGCTCAAGTGGTTGAGGTAAATGGGTACTCCTGATGGTTGTCTcacatttgtaattataattttgtttttgaaagctGAAAAGCTGAAAAGCATATTTTTGGTTTTACCATAAAAATAGGTTTTTGCTTTTTTGGTAAAGCAGACATCTATTGCTTTTAAAAGCAGAACTTTTACTTTTGGATGTGCGAATTGTGATAGccatattattaagatattataacGTTGGTACAGAGTGTGAGTGGTTACAttgatttgttttcattttttcagtgATAGCCTCTGagattattattttctcaaaagcagaaagtaaataaaaattaagcacttgccaaaaaaaataaaaaataaataaaaactaagcacttgccaaaaaaaaaaaaaaattaagcagaagCATCTGTTAGAATGCTGAATAAAATATGGCGTGAATATATACTAATCTCTTGTTAGTTCTTACATAGCCTGAGATTAActagtttaatttcttttttggtttgtgATTTGATGTTTATATAGAGTTATTTGATATGACAAGGGATACACTTACAAATTAGACATAAGTGAAAGTTATGTGTGTgcttattattgttttgttgtCATTTTTATGTAGTCGAAAATGTGtatcattttcattatatttaacaatttactgcacaaaatatgaaaagtgGTAACCTAATATCAGAAAATTTGAAAGTGATTTAGTTTAAGGTTGTGCTTAC
This is a stretch of genomic DNA from Mangifera indica cultivar Alphonso chromosome 11, CATAS_Mindica_2.1, whole genome shotgun sequence. It encodes these proteins:
- the LOC123228676 gene encoding SKP1-interacting partner 15-like, translating into MDTPPIYALPQDTLQQIFSCLPLRQIIVCRSVSKLFNQILTSPSFLHHISTQSPPLFLLALRPLYHHHYHVSHSLFSVLHVFDPNQNIWLRFDFSFLPFRSLHPVASSQGLLYVWGHSPDLPESNKSLIACNPLTRQFKVLPQLGSAWSKHGSVLVDSLNRVMVLTELAALFYSNSVHCWLKFSSNLPSKPRSPVMTSDSVYALCDVGSPWRSQWKLFACKLSTLRNSQQFWYGLEKHEWGDVFDVLKRPRLVRGSGNRVLMVGGLKSSYSLNSSCSTIIILRLDLDLLEWEEAGRMPGAMYKFFQESNKFKVFGMGDRVCFSAKRLGKLALWECGKGGGDWRWIDGLAVSGDGPSRGFVWEARLNAVP